TCCGGCGGGCACCGAAAGAATTTTTTGAAAACGAGGCCTGTTTTATTTTTATCAATGAAGGCCGGTTTTCTGTAAGGGCACAAACGGCTTACCACAATCTGGACAGGGAGAGTGCGATCCTCGCCAAATGCCAGAATTTCTTCTTCGAAACGGATGAAACCCAACGAAACAGCAGCGAAGGCATCGAAGTAACCGGCGTGCTGCTCTATCCGCAACTGGTGGAAGAACTGTTTCAGTTTGAGCTTTCGGCGTACTCGTATACGGTGGACTATACGCTCAAACAGGTTCAGGTCGATGCCCTGCTTGCCAATTTCAGAGAGAGCATCAATATCCTGCTCGACCACCCCGAACTTGCGGACGAGGCCATGATCAAAACCAAACTCAAGGAATTTGTTCTTCTGATCAGCAAATCACAGGACGCACCCTCTCACCTGGATTTTCTGTCGGCTATGTTTAAGCCCGCTCATATCGATTTTAAGGCGACAATAGCACAAAATATTTACTCCAGTCTGTCGCTCGACGAACTTGCGGCCCTCTGTCATATGAGCGCATCTTCATTTAAGCGACGGTTTAAAGAAGTATTTGGCGAAAGCCCGGCAAAGTTCATCTCACAACAAAAAACCCGGAGGGCGGCGGAGCTGCTTTCAACCCCCGACCTTCGGGTCTCGGAAATCGCTTACGCCAGTGGTTTTGAAACCATCGCATCCTTCAACCGCAATTTTAAGGCGCAGTTTGGCGTGTCGCCTACTGAATACCGTCTGACCCAAATTGCGAAGGGTTTGACCTGATCTGCAAATTCCTTTATAGGTGCGGTTGTTATCTTTGCCTATATCAGACAAAGAAATCACTGACTATGAATTTTAAAGAAAAGTATGGAACCTGGGCACTCATCACCGGTGCCACTTCCGGAATAGGCGAAGAACTCGCCCACCAGATTGCCGCGAAGGGATTAAACATCCTCCTCGTTGCCAGAAAGGAAAAAGAATTGCAGGAAAAAGCAGACGCTCTGCGCAGCAAGTACAAGGTTGAAACTGCTTATATTTCTGCTGATCTCGCATCGCCCGGGGGCGTAGAAGCCGTGGAAACAGGTGCTAAGGGGAAAGACGTAGGATTACTGGTGCTCGCTGCCGGTCTGGAAGTCAATGGGGCGTTTGAAAAAACCGATATCCGTAAAGAATTGCAGGTAGTGCAACTGAATGTCGTTTCGACCATGGCGCTTACCCACTGGTTTATTGAACCCATGGTAAAGAAGGGTAGGGGAGGCGTATTGTTGGTTGCGAGTTTGTCGGGCCACATGCCCAATCCCTACTTCGCCAATTATGCCGGTTCTAAGGCATATATGTTGAATTTTGGCGCATCCCTTTACGGAGAAATGAAACCCAAAGGTGTGGATGTTACGGTTTTATCTCCCGGTTTGACTCAAACCCCGATGTCAACGAATACGGGTGTTGACTGGACCAAAACGCCCATGTCCGCCATGTTGCCGGGAGAAGTAGCCCAAACCGGACTGGATGCGCTGGGAAAGCAGGTATTGGCCGTTCCGGGTATCAAAAACAAGTTGATGGCCGGGATGGCAAAACACAGCCCGCTGGGGATGTCAGCCAGAATGAGTGAGGGTATGATTCGCGAGGCGATCGCTCCGGAAAAACGCTAAAAACTTCAACAAAAAATCGCTGGAGGAACAGGTAGCATTATGGGCCGGGGAACCGTTGTGATCTGTGCCTGTATGGCCTTAAAGATGGTTGAAGCTTAGCGTGA
The Bacteroidia bacterium DNA segment above includes these coding regions:
- a CDS encoding AraC family transcriptional regulator, with amino-acid sequence MEYGKKILTYRNYIVFEKFATPYFRRAPKEFFENEACFIFINEGRFSVRAQTAYHNLDRESAILAKCQNFFFETDETQRNSSEGIEVTGVLLYPQLVEELFQFELSAYSYTVDYTLKQVQVDALLANFRESINILLDHPELADEAMIKTKLKEFVLLISKSQDAPSHLDFLSAMFKPAHIDFKATIAQNIYSSLSLDELAALCHMSASSFKRRFKEVFGESPAKFISQQKTRRAAELLSTPDLRVSEIAYASGFETIASFNRNFKAQFGVSPTEYRLTQIAKGLT
- a CDS encoding SDR family NAD(P)-dependent oxidoreductase, with amino-acid sequence MNFKEKYGTWALITGATSGIGEELAHQIAAKGLNILLVARKEKELQEKADALRSKYKVETAYISADLASPGGVEAVETGAKGKDVGLLVLAAGLEVNGAFEKTDIRKELQVVQLNVVSTMALTHWFIEPMVKKGRGGVLLVASLSGHMPNPYFANYAGSKAYMLNFGASLYGEMKPKGVDVTVLSPGLTQTPMSTNTGVDWTKTPMSAMLPGEVAQTGLDALGKQVLAVPGIKNKLMAGMAKHSPLGMSARMSEGMIREAIAPEKR